The following is a genomic window from bacterium.
CCGAGGGCATTCCCGACCGGGGCGGCACGGTGCAGCACCTCACACTGGTGCCGCGCCCGCTGTATCCCTACGACGTCTGGCAGGCCGTGACGTCGCCGCCCACGCTGGAGTACGTGCCCCGCCGCGGCTGGGGCGGCGTCTTCTGGCTGCGCAACCACAACTTCATGGTCGACTGGTGGGGCCGCTTCGGCGAGTTCTACGAGAAGGAGCACGGCCGGACCCTGGCACCGGGCGAGAACCGCATGCTTGTGCTGAACGTGCGCGTGGCCGACACCCACGAGCAGGCGTTGCGGGACGCCCGCGACGGCCACGACGAGTTCTGGAAGTTCCTCGGCCCCTACGGCTGGAGCCGGGGCTACATGGCCGCGGACGGCCGACCGGCCGCACCCGGCCTGATCCCCACTCTCGAGGAATCCCTCGACCAGAAGGTCTGGATCGTCGGAACGGCGGAGGACGTGGCCGCGGGGATCGCCGACTACGGCGAGCGACTCGGTGGCCTGGAGCACCTGACGCTGTTCCCGAACTTCCCCGGTGAGACCTACGACGAGGCGGCCGAGCACGTCCTGCGCATCGGCGAGGAGGTGCTGCCGCTGCTGTAGCGGTGACGGCGGCCAGCAGGCCGGGCTGCGCACCTTGTGAGGCTGATCCGTCCGTTCTGACGTGGCCTCGCCGCCTGCTCGGGACGGGTCCGCGGACCCGTCGGCGCGAAGCGAGTGCCGCTAGTCGGCCTTCGAGTCCCCCAGCAGTTGCTCGTCCTCCTTGTAGATCCACACACCGAGGACCATGAGCCATCCGGTCGTCACGACGAGGAGTCCGGCAGCGGTCTGCACCATCGACGAGTCCGGGAAGTGGTAGCCCAAGAAGGCGAGAAGGAGTCCGAGTCCGGAGATCAGCGCTATCCCGAGGTGCGCTTTCCGGCGTCTCCCCGCCCCGAACCTCAGTGCGAGACCGCACGCCAGCATGAGGTATCCGGCGAAGACCGTCAGGAGGATCACGTAGTCGAACGCAACGTCGAAGATGTTGACGACCTGGGCGTAACCGAAGTAGTCCTGATCGGCGATCCCTGGCGTTCGTCCGTACTTGATGACCTCGACCATCGTCATGTCACCCAATGCTCCGGCGACGCCCGCGGCAGCGCCGACCGAGATGGCCAGCAGCCCGGCTCTCGTCAGTGCCGTGGCCGGCGAGCGGCGCAGGCGGCTGGGCCAGAGCGCGGCGATTCCTCCCAGCATGGCGAGATGTCCGGCGACGTAGCCGATTGCGGTGATATGGGCCCATTCATCGTTGTCGACCTTCGCATCGAGCCTGCCCTGCATGAACGACTCCAAGTCGCTGCTGGGCGTCACGGGGGCGACGATGCCCTGACCTGGTGCCAAGACCCCCGACAGGAACGTCAGGAGCATCCCCCCGAACAGCAGCAGCCCGCACAGCTTGTACGAGTCCAACGACTTGACGTAACTCTTCATGTCATGCTCCCTTCAGCTGGGGTGGGCCGCGCCGCTCCAGTGCAAACGGTAGCACCGGCGGTAGGCAGCGCCGGGACGGCGCGGCGACCCCCGGCTCGGAACCGTGGGCGAGCAGCCGGCGGCGCTGTCGTAGACCCTCCCGGTCGCCCTCAGATCAGCGACTGACGGACATCGAAGCGGCGCATCAGCGTGTCGCCGATGTAGTTGACCGACATCAGGGTGCAGAACATCACGATGGCCGGGTAGATCGTCAGGTGCGGAGCGTCTGCGAGCTTGCCCTTGGCGACCGCCAGGATGCCGCCCCAGGTGATGGCAGGCGAAGGCACGCTCTTGCCGATGAAGCTGAGCCCGCCCTCGCCCACGATCACCAGGCCCAGGCCCAGGAAGGTGAACGCCACCACGATGGGGATCAGGTTGGGCAGCACTTCGCGGAACAGCAGCCGGGACGTGCGCGCCCCCATGCACCGCGCCGCGGTCACGAACTCCCGCTCGCGGAAGCGCAGTGTCTGCGCCCTGACGATGCGCGCCACGGCGCGCGCCGCCAGGATCGTGACCGCAATGATGACGTTGCGAGTGTTCTGCTCGAGCACCGTGACGATGAACAGCGCCAGGATCAGCGCCGGCAGCGACAGCAGGATGTTGATCACGGCACTGAGGGCCGTGTCGACCCATCCGCCGAAGAAGCCGGCCAGCAGCCCCATCAGCCCGCCGATGAGGATCCCGACCGCGACGGCGACCGCCGCGATCAGCAACGAGAGGCGCCCCCCCCAGACGACCCGGGCGAACATGTCGCGGCCCAACTCGTCGGTGCCGAACCAGTGCGACCGCCCGACTCCCTGCAGCACGTCCCGGGAGTAGCCGTCGGGGTCGGCCAGGAACCCCAGCACCGGAGCGAACAACACGAAGAAGGCCAGCGCCGCCAGCCAGATCACCGCCAGCCAGAAGCCCAGCGGCTGCTCGGCCGGGCGCGGGCGGCCGGCGCCCCTGCCGCGGGCCTTCCGCCCCCGCAGGACGGCGAGGCCGTCGCGGCCGGGAATGGCCGGGGCCCTCATCGGTTCCGCACCCGCACTCGCGGATCCAGCAACGGATACATGGCGTCGACCAGCATGTTCGTGGCCACGAAGCCCGCCGCGATCAATGCGACCAGAGTCTGGACGACCAGGAAGTCCTGGTTGAACACCGCCGAGATGAGGTACGTGCCCATGCCGTCCAGGTCGAAGATGATCTCCACAACCAGAGCGCCGTTGATGAGTTGGGCGGCGTTGAGCCCGGCGACGGTCACCACCGTGAAGCTCGACGGGCGCAGCACGTGGCGCAGCAGGATCCACCAGCGCGGCAGCCCCTTGGCCCGGGCCGCCTCCACGAAGTCTTCCTGCAGCGTCGTGATCACGTCGCTGCGCAGCAGGCGCAGGAAGAACGGCATGATGCCCGCGGTGAGAGTGGCCACCGGCAGCACGAGGGACTTCCAGTGCGCCAGGAGGCCGGCCGTGGGGCTGACGTAGCCGCCCAGGTCGAACCACCCCAGCTTGGCGGCGAAGATCAGCGCCAGCACCACGCCCAGCACGAACGACGGCAGCGCCAGCAGCGAGAAGGCCCCGCCGGTGAGGAGGCGGTCCACCCAGGTGTCTCGCCGGACCGCGCTCAGCATCCCCAGCGGGACGGAGATGACGATGCTCAGCACGGTGGTGTACAGCACCAGCCAGAGGGTCACCGGGGCCTTGTCGCGCAGGCTCTCGGTCACCTCGATGCCGTTGCGGTAGGACTCGCCGAGGTCGCCGGTGAGCATGTTCTGAAGCCAGGCGCCGTACTGCGCGAACAGGCCGCGGTCGAGTTCCAGTCGCTCGCGGCACTCCGCCAGGAGTTCCTCCGTGGCGCCCGTGCCCACCGACAGGAAGCACGGATCGCTGGGCAGCAGGCTGAGCATCCAGTAGGTGACGAAGGTGACGACGACCACCACCACCGCCGTCTGCACGAGCCTGCCGGCCAGTCGCCGCAGGACCGCCGGCAGCGCCGCCATGCCGCTGAGGCCCGAAACCCGCGGCGGCGTCTCGGTGCGGGTCACTCGGACAGCCAGGTCTCGGTGAGGAACGTCCGCCCTTCCAGGATGTTCAGCACCGGGCGGCCGTCCGGTGGCGGCAGCGTGATCCGGCCCAGGTTCTCGACCTCGTGTTGGTGGGGGATGAGCCAGCGCACCCAGTGCAGCCAGATGTTGTGCACGCCGCCGGCGAGGGCGCGGTTGACCTCCTCGGCGATCTGTCGCAACTCGTCGCGGTCGTCGGTTTGCGTGGCGCGGGCGAGGGCGGCGTCGACTTCCGGGTTGTTGATGCGCCCCATGTTGATGGCGATGAATCCTGTGTACGCGGAGTCCCACCAGATGCGCTCGTTCTGCACGGTGGCGCCGTTGTGGTTCCGCCAGACGGCCGCCTGGAAGTTCCCCATGACGGCATTCAGGATCAGCGCTCCCTGGTCGAGTTGCTGGATCTTCACGTCGATGCCGCAGTCGCCCCACATCCGGGCGAGCAGTTCCGCCCCGGTCCGGTAGTGGGCGTCGGGAGTCGTGCCGAGGGTGATCGTGCCCGGGTCGGGAATCTCGGCCCACAGTGCCCGACCCGCCTCGAGGTCGTAGCCCGGGAACCCGGTGTCGGGGAGGTAACCGGGGGTGCTGGGGGCGAACGGACCGTTGGCGATGTCGAACTCGCCGGCGGTGCGCAGCAGGTTGTAGGTCCCGTGGTCGGTGCAGTGCGCCAGCGCTCGCCGGGCGCGGATGTCGTCGAACGGCGCCCTGGCGTTGTTGAGCAGCACGTAGAGGGTCTGGAGGAGGCTCTGCTCCTCGATGGTCTTGAA
Proteins encoded in this region:
- a CDS encoding ABC transporter permease, producing the protein MRAPAIPGRDGLAVLRGRKARGRGAGRPRPAEQPLGFWLAVIWLAALAFFVLFAPVLGFLADPDGYSRDVLQGVGRSHWFGTDELGRDMFARVVWGGRLSLLIAAVAVAVGILIGGLMGLLAGFFGGWVDTALSAVINILLSLPALILALFIVTVLEQNTRNVIIAVTILAARAVARIVRAQTLRFREREFVTAARCMGARTSRLLFREVLPNLIPIVVAFTFLGLGLVIVGEGGLSFIGKSVPSPAITWGGILAVAKGKLADAPHLTIYPAIVMFCTLMSVNYIGDTLMRRFDVRQSLI
- a CDS encoding LLM class flavin-dependent oxidoreductase produces the protein METGVFFFGAVEMDDAGAGPPVPTDRRYTSQEMWYASERMLDMGVAAEQAGFDVFWLTEHHFQYEGYEVLPNALLFGAVLAERTERIKIGALFNIVPQWHPLRLAEDFATMHNLSGGRGVLGVGRGTVPREAEPLGTFVGSFDNPDKADADRINREMFDEALDVILAAFENETFAYHGKYYDLPPEGIPDRGGTVQHLTLVPRPLYPYDVWQAVTSPPTLEYVPRRGWGGVFWLRNHNFMVDWWGRFGEFYEKEHGRTLAPGENRMLVLNVRVADTHEQALRDARDGHDEFWKFLGPYGWSRGYMAADGRPAAPGLIPTLEESLDQKVWIVGTAEDVAAGIADYGERLGGLEHLTLFPNFPGETYDEAAEHVLRIGEEVLPLL
- a CDS encoding ABC transporter permease, whose amino-acid sequence is MTRTETPPRVSGLSGMAALPAVLRRLAGRLVQTAVVVVVVTFVTYWMLSLLPSDPCFLSVGTGATEELLAECRERLELDRGLFAQYGAWLQNMLTGDLGESYRNGIEVTESLRDKAPVTLWLVLYTTVLSIVISVPLGMLSAVRRDTWVDRLLTGGAFSLLALPSFVLGVVLALIFAAKLGWFDLGGYVSPTAGLLAHWKSLVLPVATLTAGIMPFFLRLLRSDVITTLQEDFVEAARAKGLPRWWILLRHVLRPSSFTVVTVAGLNAAQLINGALVVEIIFDLDGMGTYLISAVFNQDFLVVQTLVALIAAGFVATNMLVDAMYPLLDPRVRVRNR